In one Pygocentrus nattereri isolate fPygNat1 chromosome 21, fPygNat1.pri, whole genome shotgun sequence genomic region, the following are encoded:
- the dag1 gene encoding dystroglycan: MPNKLSEFRDAGCCMPKLGGRTTALLLLTVMLAGAQAHWPQGPMEVLGDIGQLQASMHSAVLSGFQEAEAVAAAASQPSSLPDSAAVVGRVFQMRIPTKAKDSSSTVKVTEAGKDTLPAWLHWEPASSTLQGLPLEVDKGVHYISISITDASHVSQSPDVFSIEVHPEEHADTDPIQLAVQSASNDSQPFVCGNEEPVTVLTVILDADLTKMSSRQRVELLAKMKKFSGVGLQHMRILPVVNNRLFDMSAFMAGPGNAKKVVENGALLSWKLGCALDQSNIPNISSVQIPAKEGTMSAQLGYPVVGWHIANKKPHVPKRVRRQLNNTPTPVPSLLPPTTYPEPASRIVPTPTSPSFGPTSDSSAPPIRVPVPWPVRPTQRTRDPIAHTPTMGPPQPTRIMDTTSTIAIQPTMTRPVYVGPSVTPPTPTTRKPTKKPKKIKTTPVSREPKTTTPKPPRRPPPSVVFPDVNVRPELRNPIDQVKAYIGTYFEVKIPSDTFFDKEDGTTDKLRLTLRKNSEVVGEDSWIQFNSTSQLLYGLPDWQHEGKHEYFMQATDKGGLYTTDAFEVRVNRFGNNVKPPVLFAARFQGEPRSVTNDIHKKILLIKKLAYSFGDRNSSSITLRNITKGSIVVEWTNNSLQQHPCPKEQIQAMSRRISDAEGKPSPIFSNAMEPDFKPVNITIKGTGSCRNYMFVPPAEIPDPVTTAVTPAVGAGRQSTDDVYLHTVIPAVVVAAILLIAGIIAMICYRKKRKGKLTIEDQATFIKKGVPIIFADELDDSKPPPSSSMPLILQEEKPPLPPPEYPNMASPETTPLNQDLLGEYTGLQDEDPNAPPYKPPPPFSTPMEGKGSRPKNMTPYRSPPPYVPP; this comes from the exons ATGCCCAATAAACTGAGTGAGTTCCGGGATGCGGGCTGCTGCATGCCGAAGCTTGGGGGCAGGACTACGGCTCTGCTCCTGCTGACAGTAATGCTTGCTGGGGCCCAGGCGCATTGGCCCCAGGGGCCCATGGAGGTTCTGGGGGACATTGGGCAGTTGCAGGCTTCCATGCACTCCGCAGTGCTCTCCGGTTTCCAGGAAGCAGAGGCGGTGGCAGCCGCGGCGTCACAACCCAGCAGCCTCCCCGACTCAGCAGCGGTGGTGGGACGAGTGTTCCAAATGCGAATCCCCACCAAAGCCAAGGACTCCAGTAGCACAGTTAAG GTTACTGAGGCAGGCAAAGATACACTACCAGCATGGTTGCATTGGGAACCAGCAAGCAGCACCCTTCAAGGACTTCCTCTGGAGGTAGACAAGGGTGTCCATTACATATCCATCTCCATTACTGATGCAAGTCATGTGTCCCAGAGCCCTGATGTATTCTCCATCGAGGTTCATCCAGAGGAACATGCTGACACTGATCCCATTCAGTTAGCAGTCCAATCAGCCAGCAATGATTCTCAGCCTTTTGTCTGTGGCAATGAAGAGCCTGTTACAGTACTCACAGTCATTTTGGATGCAGATCTTACCAAGATGAGCTCTAGGCAGAGAGTGGAGCTTTTGGCAAAGATGAAAAAGTTCTCTGGTGTGGGGCTTCAGCACATGAGGATCTTACCTGTTGTCAACAATCGCTTGTTTGATATGTCTGCTTTTATGGCTGGACCAGGAAATGCCAAAAAGGTGGTAGAAAATGGTGCTCTTTTGTCCTGGAAACTAGGCTGTGCCCTGGATCAAAGCAACATTCCCAATATCAGCAGCGTTCAGATTCCAGCAAAGGAAGGGACAATGTCTGCACAGTTGGGATACCCTGTTGTAGGCTGGCACATTGCTAACAAGAAGCCTCATGTACCTAAAAGGGTCCGGCGGCAGCTAAACAACACCCCTACTCCTGTCCCCTCTTTACTTCCTCCGACAACATACCCTGAGCCAGCCAGCCGCATTGTGCCTACACCTACGTCACCATCATTTGGACCGACCTCAGACAGCTCTGCACCACCTATCCGGGTCCCTGTACCATGGCCTGTAAGACCCACCCAGCGTACCAGAGATCCAATTGCCCACACTCCCACAATGGGGCCCCCACAGCCCACTAGAATTATGGACACCACCAGTACAATTGCTATCCAGCCCACGATGACCAGGCCGGTATATGTTGGCCCTTCTGTAACTCCACCAACACCAACCACAAGGAAACCAACCAAGAAGCCCAAGAAAATCAAGACTACCCCTGTGTCAAGAGAGCCTAAGACGACCACGCCCAAGCCTCCCAGACGCCCACCTCCCTCAGTTGTTTTCCCTGACGTCAATGTAAGACCAGAGTTGCGCAATCCAATTGATCAGGTGAAGGCATACATTGGCACATACTTTGAGGTGAAGATTCCATCAGACACATTCTTTGACAAAGAGGATGGTACAACAGACAAATTAAGACTAACCCTGAGGAAGAACAGTGAAGTTGTTGGAGAGGACTCTTGGATTCAGTTCAATAGCACTAGCCAGTTGCTTTATGGATTACCAGACTGGCAGCATGAGGGTAAACATGAGTACTTTATGCAGGCAACTGACAAAGGTGGGCTCTACACAACAGATGCTTTTGAGGTCCGTGTCAATCGTTTCGGAAACAATGTCAAGCCACCAGTTCTTTTTGCTGCTCGGTTCCAAGGGGAACCTCGTTCTGTTACCAATGATATCCACAAGAAGATACTTCTCATCAAGAAGCTGGCCTATTCGTTCGGTGATCGCAATTCTAGTTCAATTACGCTGAGAAACATCACCAAGGGGTCCATTGTAGTGGAGTGGACCAACAACAGCCTCCAGCAACATCCATGCCCCAAGGAGCAGATCCAGGCGATGAGTCGAAGGATCTCTGATGCTGAAGGCAAGCCTTCACCAATATTCAGCAATGCCATGGAGCCAGACTTCAAACCCGTAAACATCACCATCAAAGGAACAGGAAGCTGTCGCAACTACATGTTTGTTCCACCAGCTGAAATTCCAGACCCAGTTACTACTGCTGTTACTCCCGCTGTGGGAGCAGGACGACAGAGCACTGATGATGTTTATCTTCACACAGTCATACCAGCTGTGGTCGTTGCAGCAATTCTGTTGATTGCAGGCATCATTGCCATGATTTGTTACCGTAAGAAGCGCAAGGGAAAGCTTACCATTGAAGATCAGGCAACTTTCATCAAGAAAGGAGTGCCCATTATCTTCGCTGATGAACTTGACGATTCTAAGCCGCCTCCATCATCTAGCATGCCCCTTATCCTCCAAGAGGAGAAACCTCCTCTTCCCCCGCCTGAGTACCCCAACATGGCCAGTCCAGAGACAACGCCTCTGAACCAGGACCTTTTGGGTGAGTACACAGGCCTACAAGACGAGGACCCCAATGCCCCTCCTTACAAGCCTCCACCCCCCTTCTCTACCCCCATGGAGGGTAAGGGGTCCCGTCCCAAGAACATGACCCCGTACAGATCCCCACCTCCATACGTACCGCCCTAA